The nucleotide sequence TGTTTTGCAATTAAATGAAGAAGAGCGACAAAAAGGGGTAGCTACTCATTCGTCTGGAAACCATGCACAAGCTATTGCTTATGCAGCCAGAGAAGTAGGATGCAAAGCTTATATTGTGATGCCAGAAAATGCACCGGAAATCAAGAAAAAGGCAGTTGCGGGGTATGGGGCTGAAATAATATTTTGTAAACCAACTCTTCAGGCAAGAGAAGAGGCATTGAATGAGGTCGTTGAACGTACAGGAGCTACATTTGTACATCCATTTAACAACTATCATGTAATTGCAGGGCAGGCAACTGCTGCTAAGGAGTTGATAGAGGAGATACCTGATCTGGATAGTATACTAACACCTGTTGGGGGTGGAGGATTATTAAGTGGAACAGCACTAAGTGTACACTATTTTTCTCCAAAGACAATTGTGGTGGCAGGAGAACCTGAAGGTGCACAGGATGCTTATCTGTCCTTGCAAGAAGGGAAAATTGTATCTGCGCCTTATATCAAAACAATTGCGGATGGCTTGTTGACTAATCTGGGAGATAAGACGTTTCCATTAATACAAAAATATGTAAAGAGTATTGTTACAGTTACAGACGACGAGATTATCGCTGCTATGAGATTAGTCTGGGAGCGTATGAAGGTAGTTGTTGAGCCTAGTGGAGTGGTTCCATTGGCAGCTTTACTCAAAGAGAAGGAAATATTTAATGGGAAAAAGGTTGGAATTATTTTTTCAGGCGGGAATGTAGATTTAGGTAATCTGCCTTTTTAAACAAAAGCCCATCCTTGTATTGAAGGATGGGCTTTTTATATTATTTCTTACGAAATACCAGGTTAATTGGAATACCTTCAAAACTAAAATGCTCTCTAATCTTATTCTCCAGGAACCGTTCGTATGGTTTCTGAATGTACTGGGGTAAATTACAGAAAAATGCGAATGTTGGTGT is from Xanthocytophaga agilis and encodes:
- a CDS encoding threonine/serine dehydratase; the protein is MLSVSTNIPTREIIEEAHARIRPFIHKTSVLTSHTVNEISGAEVYFKCENLQKIGAFKIRGGMNAVLQLNEEERQKGVATHSSGNHAQAIAYAAREVGCKAYIVMPENAPEIKKKAVAGYGAEIIFCKPTLQAREEALNEVVERTGATFVHPFNNYHVIAGQATAAKELIEEIPDLDSILTPVGGGGLLSGTALSVHYFSPKTIVVAGEPEGAQDAYLSLQEGKIVSAPYIKTIADGLLTNLGDKTFPLIQKYVKSIVTVTDDEIIAAMRLVWERMKVVVEPSGVVPLAALLKEKEIFNGKKVGIIFSGGNVDLGNLPF